A stretch of bacterium DNA encodes these proteins:
- a CDS encoding pyridoxal phosphate-dependent aminotransferase — MTEVRLSKRAIEMPASPIRRLVPLADKAKARGIKVYHLNIGQPDIETPVEMMNGYRNVDIKVLSYGPSQGLKEYQDALVRYYHSVGIKVERADILVATGGSEAISFAFDAVADPGEEVIVPEPFYTNYAGFAATASLKLAPVTCLAETGFALPGRDEFEKVLTKKTRAVIYSSPGNPTGAVYLRQELEMLAGFCRDHGLYLIGDEAYREFIYDEDTQHTSVMNLAGIEDRAILVDSVSKRYSACGARVGCLVSRNKDIIAAGLKFGQARLCPPTVDQLAAMAAVDVPESYFKEMRQEYQCRRDVVCAAIAKIPGALCVKPRGAFYVVAKLPIRDGQEFASFMLNEFQLDGETVMVAPADGFYATPGKGKDEVRIAYVLNCLDLDRAMKILAAGVEAYNRRK, encoded by the coding sequence ATGACCGAGGTCAGGCTTTCAAAGCGCGCTATCGAGATGCCCGCGTCGCCGATACGGAGGCTGGTGCCGCTGGCGGACAAAGCCAAGGCGCGCGGCATCAAGGTCTACCATCTTAACATCGGGCAGCCGGATATCGAGACGCCGGTCGAGATGATGAACGGCTACCGCAACGTCGACATCAAGGTGCTGTCTTACGGGCCGTCGCAAGGCTTGAAAGAGTACCAGGACGCGCTTGTCCGTTACTACCACAGCGTGGGCATCAAAGTCGAGCGCGCCGACATCCTGGTTGCCACCGGCGGCAGTGAGGCCATATCATTCGCGTTCGACGCGGTCGCCGACCCGGGGGAAGAAGTCATCGTGCCCGAGCCGTTCTACACCAACTACGCGGGCTTTGCCGCGACCGCCTCGCTCAAGCTTGCCCCGGTCACCTGCCTCGCGGAGACCGGCTTCGCCCTGCCGGGCAGGGATGAATTCGAGAAGGTGCTCACCAAGAAGACCCGGGCCGTGATTTACTCCAGCCCGGGCAATCCGACCGGCGCGGTTTACCTCCGTCAGGAGCTCGAGATGCTCGCGGGGTTCTGTCGCGACCACGGCCTCTACCTGATTGGTGACGAGGCCTACCGCGAGTTCATCTACGACGAGGATACGCAGCATACGAGCGTGATGAACCTCGCCGGCATCGAAGACCGGGCGATTCTGGTGGACAGCGTGTCCAAGCGCTACAGCGCCTGCGGCGCGCGGGTTGGTTGTCTTGTCAGCCGGAACAAGGACATCATCGCCGCCGGGCTCAAGTTCGGTCAGGCCCGGCTGTGTCCGCCGACCGTGGACCAGCTCGCCGCGATGGCGGCGGTGGACGTGCCGGAGAGTTACTTCAAGGAGATGCGGCAGGAGTATCAATGCCGCCGCGACGTCGTTTGCGCGGCGATAGCGAAAATACCGGGAGCGCTCTGCGTGAAACCGCGGGGCGCGTTCTACGTGGTCGCCAAGCTGCCGATTCGCGACGGCCAGGAGTTCGCCTCTTTCATGCTCAACGAGTTCCAGCTCGACGGCGAGACCGTGATGGTCGCGCCGGCCGACGGGTTCTACGCGACGCCGGGCAAGGGCAAGGACGAGGTCAGAATCGCCTACGTGCTCAACTGCCTGGACCTCGACCGGGCGATGAAGATTCTGGCCGCGGGCGTCGAGGCGTACAACAGGCGGAAATGA
- the rpsO gene encoding 30S ribosomal protein S15 encodes MPLTKETKDKLIEAHKLHEKDTGSPEVQVAILTERIGMLTEHLKIHKKDKHSRRGLIKLVNERRRHLDYLNKHHKPRYEKIVAELKLRG; translated from the coding sequence ATGCCTTTGACGAAAGAAACCAAAGACAAGCTAATCGAGGCCCACAAGCTCCACGAGAAGGACACCGGGTCTCCTGAGGTGCAGGTCGCTATCTTAACCGAGCGAATCGGGATGTTGACCGAGCACCTGAAAATTCATAAGAAGGACAAGCACTCGCGCCGCGGGCTCATTAAGCTCGTGAACGAGCGGCGCCGCCATCTTGATTATCTCAACAAGCATCACAAGCCTCGCTACGAGAAGATCGTGGCTGAGCTGAAGTTGAGGGGTTAG
- a CDS encoding aminopeptidase: MNDVRVLRMARTMARYSLNLKPRETFLILTSVPGFPLAREVYREALELGALPIVRTLHPELDEMLYRHGNDDQVKFVPEYEIQELERLNARLAIRGDDNVMALAGVDPSRLTLGRQARRPLMERMMARKAVGELKTCLTQYPTNASAQEAGLSLADYEDFVFRACFADLEDPIAAWQELSRQQQAHADFLNSVKTMRVEGPGTDLTASVAGRKWVNSDGKANFPSGEVFTGPVEDSVEGRVRFDVPTLFSGQPVENIQLEFKAGKVAAAQAERGDKMLQSALDTDAGSRFLGEFAFGLNYGITRATKNILFDEKIGGTIHMAVGAGYPETGSRNRSAIHWDMIKDMKQGRVYADGKLVYEGGKFTVG; the protein is encoded by the coding sequence ATGAATGACGTGCGCGTGCTTAGAATGGCACGGACGATGGCGCGGTACAGCCTTAACCTGAAGCCGCGCGAGACGTTCCTGATCCTCACGTCGGTACCCGGCTTCCCGCTCGCCCGAGAAGTGTATCGCGAGGCGCTGGAACTTGGCGCTCTGCCGATAGTCCGCACCCTGCATCCGGAACTGGATGAGATGCTGTATCGGCACGGAAACGATGACCAGGTAAAGTTCGTGCCGGAGTACGAGATTCAGGAACTGGAGCGACTGAATGCCCGGCTGGCAATCCGTGGGGACGACAACGTCATGGCCCTGGCTGGCGTTGACCCGTCGCGGCTCACGCTGGGACGTCAGGCACGGCGTCCGCTGATGGAACGAATGATGGCCCGCAAGGCAGTCGGCGAGTTGAAGACCTGCCTGACCCAGTATCCGACCAACGCCAGCGCCCAAGAGGCGGGGTTGTCGCTCGCGGACTACGAGGATTTCGTCTTCCGTGCCTGCTTTGCCGACCTTGAAGACCCGATTGCCGCCTGGCAGGAACTCTCCCGACAGCAGCAGGCGCACGCCGATTTCCTCAACAGCGTGAAGACCATGCGAGTCGAGGGGCCGGGCACGGACCTCACCGCGTCGGTTGCCGGCCGCAAATGGGTGAACTCGGACGGCAAGGCCAACTTCCCGTCAGGCGAGGTCTTCACCGGTCCGGTCGAGGATTCAGTCGAAGGCCGGGTCCGGTTCGACGTTCCGACGCTCTTCTCCGGCCAGCCGGTAGAGAACATACAGCTCGAATTCAAGGCAGGCAAAGTTGCGGCGGCGCAAGCAGAGCGGGGCGACAAGATGCTGCAGTCCGCGCTCGATACCGATGCCGGCTCGCGCTTCCTCGGCGAGTTCGCGTTCGGTCTGAACTACGGCATCACCCGCGCGACGAAGAACATCCTGTTCGACGAGAAGATCGGCGGGACCATTCACATGGCGGTCGGCGCCGGCTACCCTGAGACCGGCAGCCGGAACCGCTCCGCGATACACTGGGACATGATCAAGGACATGAAGCAGGGACGAGTGTACGCGGACGGAAAGCTCGTGTACGAAGGCGGGAAGTTCACGGTCGGTTAA
- a CDS encoding glycosyltransferase family 4 protein has protein sequence MKICMVSDNYYPYVGGIAEHVHFLATELRKRGHVVKVLTARVGGRMMEVMDSTPDEDQVKRIGYGLVVRTNKSFARVTVDWQPVAKIRRYFEEERFEIVHVHGSLAPTLPIAAIQASRVVNVVTFHAGHEQSLGYALFRTELMPYFNAVQGLIAVSETARLSCYKYFPGPYQIIPNGIDLTFFRPDADRVPGLDDGRPRILFVGRFEPRKGLKHLLSAMPEIVRHVPNVELVVVGTGLLGYSYKSYLPAEVQQHVRWAGLVKNEERPTYYASCDVYCSPATGQESFGIVLLEAMATGKPVVASDIDGYRSVMTDGREGLMVPPCDPSALAKAIVKVLLDREAARRFGENGLSRAQDFSWPKLAERVDGFYEELVREYPVPRYGRRRN, from the coding sequence GTGAAGATCTGCATGGTCTCGGACAACTACTATCCGTACGTCGGAGGAATAGCGGAGCACGTCCATTTCCTGGCTACCGAACTGCGCAAGCGCGGCCACGTGGTCAAGGTTCTTACTGCCCGCGTCGGCGGGCGCATGATGGAAGTCATGGACTCGACGCCGGACGAGGACCAGGTGAAGCGCATCGGCTACGGCCTGGTGGTCCGGACGAACAAGTCTTTTGCCCGGGTAACGGTCGACTGGCAGCCCGTGGCAAAGATCCGGCGCTACTTCGAGGAGGAGCGTTTCGAGATCGTCCACGTGCACGGCTCGCTGGCGCCGACCCTGCCGATTGCGGCAATACAGGCGTCGCGCGTGGTCAACGTCGTTACATTCCACGCCGGTCATGAACAGAGTCTGGGGTACGCGCTGTTCCGGACCGAACTGATGCCCTATTTCAACGCCGTCCAGGGCCTGATTGCCGTGTCCGAAACCGCGCGACTGTCGTGCTACAAGTATTTTCCGGGGCCCTACCAAATCATACCCAACGGTATCGACCTGACCTTCTTTCGGCCTGACGCCGACCGCGTGCCTGGGCTGGACGACGGCCGTCCGCGCATCCTGTTTGTCGGCCGGTTCGAGCCACGCAAAGGGCTCAAGCACCTGCTGTCAGCGATGCCCGAAATCGTCAGGCACGTCCCGAACGTCGAACTGGTCGTCGTCGGCACCGGCCTGCTCGGGTATTCCTACAAGTCATATCTGCCCGCCGAGGTGCAGCAGCACGTGCGCTGGGCCGGACTGGTCAAGAACGAGGAAAGGCCGACGTACTACGCCAGTTGCGACGTCTACTGCTCACCGGCGACCGGTCAGGAGAGTTTCGGCATCGTCCTGCTTGAGGCGATGGCGACCGGGAAGCCGGTCGTGGCGTCAGACATCGACGGCTATCGCTCGGTCATGACCGATGGCCGCGAGGGCCTGATGGTCCCGCCCTGCGATCCTTCAGCCCTCGCCAAAGCGATTGTGAAGGTCCTGCTTGACCGCGAGGCGGCACGTCGGTTCGGAGAGAATGGCCTGTCGCGAGCACAGGACTTCTCATGGCCCAAACTGGCGGAGCGGGTTGACGGGTTCTACGAGGAGCTGGTGCGTGAATACCCGGTGCCTCGTTACGGCCGGAGAAGGAACTGA
- a CDS encoding pitrilysin family protein yields the protein MTQHNDMSDGIRTTTLPSGLVVISERLPQIRSVALGLNFLTGGRDDPPGKGGIAHMIEHMVFRGTKDRDVIAINIAAESHGAELNAFTDKESTCFYGRFPGDQFGPVTDLMAGTVNGPAFRAEELAKEKEVISEEIRTSQEDPDSVALNLLFRALYGDHGMGRQILGTIDSVNGLTDEDLHVRYSSCYGPACGVAVAVGDVEHERLADSLATLLDTRQDCRPPARTAVARTQPSVLAETKNELSQVYLCLAKPALFYADPRRHALAVLNMALGGGVSSRLFQRLREQEALVYSVGSFAEQYSDAGLLGVYLVTDHRKLARCVAVMREELARLRRDRLTDEEFERARNMTKSSVLLSLESTSTRMMRLARAWQLLGRVVTVDETVEAYNRLTRSDVENLLDELLAGEFEYCGAVGPLSEEAVRQTLNA from the coding sequence ATGACACAGCACAACGATATGAGTGACGGAATCCGGACCACGACGCTGCCTTCCGGCCTGGTTGTGATTTCCGAGCGGCTGCCGCAGATCCGGTCGGTAGCCCTCGGTCTCAATTTCCTGACCGGCGGCCGTGACGACCCGCCCGGCAAGGGCGGCATCGCGCACATGATCGAGCACATGGTCTTCCGTGGCACCAAGGACAGGGACGTGATTGCCATCAATATCGCGGCCGAGTCGCACGGCGCCGAATTGAACGCATTCACCGACAAGGAGTCGACCTGCTTCTACGGCCGGTTTCCCGGAGACCAGTTCGGACCGGTTACCGACCTGATGGCCGGGACCGTGAACGGCCCTGCCTTCCGCGCCGAGGAACTGGCCAAGGAGAAAGAGGTCATCTCCGAAGAAATCCGCACCAGTCAGGAGGACCCGGATTCCGTTGCCCTTAACCTGCTCTTCCGCGCGCTCTACGGCGACCACGGTATGGGCCGGCAGATTCTGGGCACCATCGATTCGGTCAACGGGCTGACGGATGAGGACCTGCACGTCCGGTACTCGAGCTGCTACGGACCGGCCTGCGGCGTGGCCGTGGCCGTGGGCGATGTCGAGCACGAGCGGCTGGCTGATTCGCTCGCGACGCTGCTTGATACCCGGCAGGACTGCCGGCCGCCGGCAAGGACGGCGGTCGCGAGGACGCAACCCAGCGTCCTCGCGGAGACGAAGAACGAGCTTTCCCAGGTGTACCTGTGTCTGGCCAAGCCGGCGCTCTTCTATGCCGACCCGCGCCGGCACGCGCTGGCCGTGCTGAACATGGCGCTGGGCGGCGGCGTATCGTCGCGGCTGTTTCAGCGCTTGCGCGAACAGGAAGCTCTGGTATATTCGGTTGGCAGTTTTGCCGAGCAGTATTCGGATGCGGGACTGCTCGGGGTCTACCTCGTTACCGACCATCGGAAGCTGGCGCGGTGCGTGGCAGTCATGCGCGAGGAACTCGCGCGGCTGCGCCGCGACCGGCTGACCGACGAGGAATTCGAGCGGGCGCGTAACATGACCAAGAGCTCGGTGCTGCTGTCGCTCGAAAGCACGAGCACGCGGATGATGCGCCTGGCCCGGGCCTGGCAGTTGCTGGGCCGGGTCGTGACCGTCGATGAGACGGTGGAGGCATATAACCGGTTGACTCGTTCGGACGTCGAGAACCTGCTGGATGAGCTGCTGGCCGGTGAGTTCGAATACTGCGGCGCGGTCGGGCCGCTGTCAGAAGAAGCAGTGCGCCAGACGCTCAACGCTTGA
- a CDS encoding MFS transporter — protein MNTRCLVTAGEGTDVGDEEERLTPVPPSDSLDQHSEIFSAESEIAETVATAARTKGKNQLWSVLNNAEFQIFSWSQAVSLFGDKLDYMALLAMIAFFSTKYGWASSRAISYLSVIVALPVILFGPLAGILVDRWDRRKVMILCDSARTILVLAIPMVALATSNLYLVYAVAFMVFLFGLFFNTSRLSIIPNLVGKENLLGANSFMSVVGRIATFLGMLVGGLIVDWAWWQHLGIKPTWSAGFYIDSSSYLVSVIALLIIFRRLTHTWQPGGRGRRDVTEVKMFVTQQARMLHEVREALSLVRSSPSVFFVYCSVFMLVIIGAAVFVLYIPIIQGTKELGAGLGLGTKGVGFVAAIGAVGLVVSSMGYGVLGHRLKKHIVMLCSFLVLGLVAVGLAVSKTFAPVAPLAFIAGLAMSPVYIGMDTLLHESVPEAARGRIFSTREWLLHLSFAITALVTGQLTNFFSTRHLLFAVGVLITVASIAGFFLTRGRKVG, from the coding sequence GTGAATACCCGGTGCCTCGTTACGGCCGGAGAAGGAACTGACGTGGGCGACGAGGAAGAACGACTGACACCGGTTCCACCCTCGGATTCGCTTGATCAGCACTCCGAGATCTTCAGCGCCGAATCGGAGATCGCCGAGACGGTCGCGACGGCGGCCCGCACCAAAGGGAAGAACCAGCTCTGGTCGGTACTGAATAACGCCGAGTTCCAGATCTTTTCGTGGTCCCAGGCCGTGTCCCTGTTCGGCGACAAGCTCGACTACATGGCGCTGCTCGCCATGATCGCTTTCTTCTCGACAAAGTACGGATGGGCAAGCTCGCGCGCAATCTCCTATTTGTCGGTGATTGTCGCGCTCCCGGTCATCCTGTTCGGACCGCTGGCCGGTATCCTGGTGGACCGCTGGGACCGCCGCAAGGTGATGATTCTCTGCGACTCGGCGCGGACCATCCTGGTGTTGGCGATACCAATGGTGGCACTGGCGACGTCGAACCTCTATCTCGTCTATGCGGTCGCGTTCATGGTCTTCCTGTTCGGGCTCTTTTTCAACACGTCCCGCCTGTCTATCATCCCGAACCTGGTGGGCAAAGAGAACCTGCTCGGCGCCAACTCCTTCATGAGCGTCGTCGGGCGGATTGCCACCTTCCTCGGTATGCTTGTCGGCGGGCTGATTGTCGATTGGGCCTGGTGGCAGCACCTCGGCATCAAGCCGACGTGGAGCGCGGGATTCTACATCGATTCGTCCTCGTACCTGGTCTCGGTCATTGCTCTGCTCATCATCTTCCGGCGTCTCACTCATACCTGGCAGCCGGGTGGACGGGGCCGGCGCGACGTGACCGAGGTCAAGATGTTCGTCACCCAGCAGGCGCGGATGCTGCACGAAGTCCGCGAAGCACTGAGCCTGGTGCGGAGTTCGCCGTCGGTCTTCTTCGTCTACTGCTCGGTCTTCATGCTCGTGATAATCGGTGCGGCAGTATTCGTGCTCTACATCCCGATTATCCAGGGAACGAAGGAACTCGGCGCGGGACTGGGGCTGGGGACCAAAGGCGTCGGGTTCGTCGCGGCCATCGGTGCGGTCGGACTGGTGGTATCGTCCATGGGCTATGGTGTGCTCGGTCACCGGCTGAAGAAACACATCGTCATGTTGTGTTCGTTCCTGGTGCTCGGGCTCGTGGCAGTGGGACTCGCGGTTTCGAAGACCTTCGCTCCGGTCGCGCCGCTGGCGTTCATCGCCGGGCTTGCCATGTCGCCGGTGTACATCGGTATGGATACCCTGCTGCACGAGTCCGTGCCGGAAGCGGCGCGCGGCAGGATATTCTCCACGCGCGAGTGGCTGCTGCATCTGTCATTCGCGATCACCGCGTTGGTCACCGGCCAGTTGACCAACTTCTTCTCGACTCGCCACCTGCTGTTCGCCGTCGGAGTACTCATAACGGTTGCCAGCATCGCCGGGTTCTTCCTGACCCGCGGCAGGAAAGTTGGATGA
- a CDS encoding aminopeptidase codes for MSDSRVEKLAKVLVNYSIYVKKGDWVRIEGNAVAQDLIRAAYIEVLKAGGNPMTRIGLPRLAYDFYTHAADDQLKFISPTSELETDRIDASLSIWAAWNSKELSGVDPKKMAVAQAARKKQFDRYLKRIGAGSLKWCGTMFPNDSSAQDAEMSLTEYEDFVYRAGKLDKKDPVSEWQKVSRAQAKLARFLNTLKTIRIVGPDTDLSFNVAGRKWINCDGHENFPDGEVFTGPVENSAEGRIRYTFPAIHGGREVENVRLTFKAGKVVEAKADKGEQYLLAMLDSDAGARYVGELAFGTNYSIKRFTKNTLFDEKIGGTMHIAVGASLPESGGRNKSSLHWDMVCDTRKGFTVYGDGKAIMKDGKHKAF; via the coding sequence ATGTCTGATTCAAGAGTCGAGAAGCTGGCCAAGGTCCTGGTCAATTACAGCATATACGTCAAGAAGGGCGACTGGGTAAGAATCGAGGGAAACGCGGTCGCGCAGGACCTGATACGGGCCGCGTACATCGAGGTGCTCAAAGCGGGCGGTAACCCGATGACGAGAATCGGCCTGCCGCGCCTGGCCTACGATTTCTACACACATGCCGCGGACGACCAGCTCAAGTTCATCTCGCCGACGTCTGAACTGGAGACGGACCGGATCGATGCGAGCCTTTCCATCTGGGCAGCCTGGAACTCAAAGGAGCTGTCCGGCGTGGACCCGAAGAAGATGGCCGTTGCGCAAGCCGCGCGCAAGAAGCAATTCGACCGCTATCTCAAGCGCATCGGTGCGGGAAGCCTGAAGTGGTGCGGAACCATGTTCCCGAACGACTCCTCAGCCCAGGACGCGGAGATGTCCCTGACCGAATACGAGGACTTCGTGTACCGGGCAGGCAAGCTGGATAAGAAAGACCCGGTGTCCGAGTGGCAGAAGGTATCCCGGGCGCAAGCCAAGCTCGCGCGTTTCCTCAACACTCTGAAGACTATTCGGATCGTCGGGCCGGACACCGACCTGTCATTCAACGTGGCCGGCCGGAAGTGGATAAACTGCGACGGGCACGAGAATTTCCCGGACGGTGAAGTCTTCACCGGTCCGGTCGAGAACTCGGCCGAGGGGAGAATCCGTTACACGTTCCCGGCCATCCACGGCGGTCGCGAGGTCGAGAACGTGCGGCTCACCTTCAAGGCGGGAAAGGTGGTCGAAGCGAAGGCGGACAAGGGCGAGCAGTACCTGCTGGCGATGCTCGACTCCGACGCCGGGGCGCGTTACGTCGGAGAGCTTGCCTTCGGCACCAACTACTCCATCAAGCGGTTTACCAAGAACACGCTCTTCGACGAGAAGATCGGCGGTACCATGCACATCGCCGTGGGCGCTTCTTTGCCCGAAAGCGGCGGGCGCAACAAGTCCTCTCTGCACTGGGACATGGTTTGCGACACGCGCAAAGGGTTTACGGTCTACGGCGACGGCAAGGCGATAATGAAGGACGGGAAACACAAGGCATTCTAG
- a CDS encoding polyribonucleotide nucleotidyltransferase, with translation MQRVEKEVCGRTLSFEHGRVARQSDGGLLARYGDTVILASAVYAKEPPKEYLDYFPLIVDYRVLAYAAGKIPGGFFKREGKPRDKETLTCRLIDRPIRPLFPANFRADTQIVEYLLSTDLENESEFLGLIAASCALHISDIPFQGPIGACRVGKINGEFVLNPPMTKEPEAEMWMLYVGIGDQVMTIAGQAREVSPEDIDKGWELAQPVIKQTIDLQNELRALVGKPKLVNDKPNVPPELEAAIRKAAADGVKAANDIVDKLSRGNARSALQRTVIAGLAEKFPGSDKMIKETLDEMFGEDMRRRVLDTGVRLDGRNETEVRQIDCAVGVLPRAHGSALFTRGQTQSLAATTLGTRQDEQVIDDVELEVEERKSYMLHYNFPPFSVGEVKFLRGPGRREIGHGDLAERGLEAVIPRDENFPYTVRIVSDILESNGSSSMASVCAGSLSLMDAGVPVKAAVAGMAMGLITDGDIAKGAKYRIVTDIMGDEDHYGYMDFKVAGTRKGITAIQLDLKLPGVPYSVLAEGIRKATTARFHVLDIMDKTIDKPRADLSKYAPRIVSIVIDKEKIGTVIGPGGKMIRKITEETGATIDIEDDGTVTIASNKVDSLNAAKAWVESLVEEVEVGKLYEGTVTRLMNFGAFVEVLPGKEGLVHISQLGPERYNRVEDAVHEGDKVWVKVVEIDDMGRVNLSRRKAMEERGEIPPSDDSGIAARPPRRGGPPFRGGGDRHDRRGPRR, from the coding sequence ATGCAAAGAGTCGAGAAGGAAGTGTGCGGACGCACACTGTCATTTGAGCACGGTCGTGTCGCCCGCCAGTCGGACGGCGGCCTGCTCGCCCGCTATGGCGATACCGTTATCCTCGCCAGCGCGGTCTATGCCAAGGAGCCGCCCAAGGAGTACCTGGACTATTTCCCGCTCATCGTGGACTACCGCGTGTTGGCCTATGCCGCGGGCAAGATTCCGGGCGGGTTCTTTAAGCGCGAGGGCAAGCCCCGCGACAAGGAAACTCTCACCTGCCGGCTGATCGACCGGCCCATCCGGCCGCTCTTCCCGGCCAACTTCCGGGCCGACACGCAGATCGTCGAGTATCTGCTTTCGACCGACCTTGAGAATGAGAGCGAGTTCCTCGGACTGATTGCGGCGTCGTGCGCACTGCACATATCGGATATCCCGTTCCAGGGGCCGATTGGCGCGTGCCGGGTCGGCAAGATCAACGGCGAGTTCGTGCTGAACCCGCCGATGACTAAGGAACCCGAGGCCGAGATGTGGATGCTGTACGTCGGCATCGGCGACCAGGTCATGACCATTGCCGGACAGGCCCGCGAGGTGTCGCCCGAGGACATCGACAAGGGCTGGGAACTGGCCCAGCCGGTCATCAAGCAGACGATTGACCTGCAGAACGAGCTGCGGGCGCTCGTGGGCAAGCCGAAGCTCGTAAACGACAAGCCGAACGTTCCGCCGGAGCTCGAGGCCGCGATTCGCAAAGCTGCGGCCGACGGGGTGAAGGCGGCGAACGATATCGTGGACAAGCTCTCCCGCGGCAATGCCCGGAGTGCCCTGCAGCGGACGGTCATCGCCGGGCTGGCCGAGAAGTTCCCGGGTTCGGACAAGATGATTAAGGAAACGCTGGACGAGATGTTCGGCGAGGATATGCGGCGCCGGGTGCTTGATACCGGCGTACGGCTCGACGGCCGCAATGAGACCGAGGTCAGGCAGATTGACTGCGCGGTCGGGGTACTTCCACGGGCGCACGGTTCGGCCTTGTTCACCCGCGGTCAGACCCAGTCGCTCGCCGCGACCACGCTCGGCACCAGGCAGGACGAGCAGGTCATCGATGACGTCGAGTTGGAAGTGGAGGAGCGGAAGTCGTACATGCTCCACTACAACTTCCCGCCGTTCTCGGTCGGCGAAGTGAAGTTCCTGCGCGGCCCCGGCCGCCGGGAGATCGGCCACGGCGACCTGGCCGAGCGCGGGCTCGAAGCGGTCATCCCGAGAGATGAGAACTTCCCGTACACGGTGCGGATTGTCTCGGACATTCTCGAATCGAACGGCAGTTCTTCGATGGCGTCGGTGTGCGCCGGCTCGCTGTCGCTGATGGACGCGGGCGTGCCGGTGAAGGCCGCTGTCGCCGGCATGGCGATGGGCCTGATTACCGACGGCGACATCGCCAAGGGCGCGAAGTACCGGATCGTCACCGACATCATGGGTGACGAGGACCACTACGGTTACATGGACTTCAAGGTTGCGGGTACCCGTAAGGGCATCACCGCGATCCAGCTTGACCTGAAACTGCCGGGCGTGCCTTACAGCGTGCTCGCCGAGGGCATCAGGAAAGCGACGACCGCACGGTTCCATGTGCTCGACATCATGGACAAGACCATCGACAAGCCGCGCGCCGACCTTTCGAAGTACGCGCCGCGCATCGTCTCTATCGTGATTGACAAGGAAAAGATCGGTACGGTCATCGGGCCCGGCGGCAAGATGATACGGAAGATCACCGAGGAGACCGGCGCGACCATCGACATCGAGGACGACGGCACGGTGACTATCGCTTCCAACAAGGTCGACTCGCTGAACGCGGCCAAGGCGTGGGTCGAGTCGCTGGTGGAAGAAGTCGAGGTCGGCAAGTTGTATGAGGGGACCGTGACCCGGCTGATGAACTTCGGCGCGTTCGTTGAGGTGCTGCCCGGCAAGGAAGGGCTGGTCCATATCTCCCAGCTCGGGCCGGAGCGGTACAACCGGGTCGAGGACGCGGTGCACGAGGGCGACAAGGTATGGGTCAAGGTCGTGGAGATCGACGACATGGGCCGCGTGAACCTGTCGCGGCGTAAGGCGATGGAGGAGCGCGGCGAGATACCGCCCTCCGACGACTCGGGTATCGCTGCACGGCCGCCGCGGCGCGGCGGACCGCCATTCCGTGGCGGTGGCGACCGGCACGACCGGCGCGGGCCGCGACGTTAG
- a CDS encoding GAF domain-containing protein: MKYQAQFDELKGIVLGAKGPEDMQSRVVTSLRRSFPNYNWVGVYRLEGKELVLGPFLGRPTEHTRIPVGTGVCGAAAVSKKTEVVPDVAVDARYLACSLETRSEIVVPILKGGAFWGEIDIDSDQPNAFGPDDQEMLEAVVSLMSERL; encoded by the coding sequence GTGAAATACCAGGCGCAGTTCGATGAGTTGAAGGGAATCGTACTCGGGGCCAAAGGGCCCGAGGACATGCAGTCGCGCGTGGTCACGAGCCTGCGCAGGAGTTTCCCGAACTACAACTGGGTCGGCGTCTACCGGCTTGAGGGTAAGGAACTGGTGCTGGGTCCCTTTCTGGGCAGGCCCACGGAGCACACTCGGATACCGGTCGGTACGGGCGTCTGCGGCGCGGCGGCGGTATCAAAGAAGACCGAAGTCGTGCCCGATGTCGCGGTCGACGCCCGCTACCTTGCCTGCTCGCTCGAAACCCGCTCGGAAATCGTCGTGCCGATACTCAAAGGCGGCGCGTTCTGGGGCGAGATTGACATCGACTCAGACCAACCGAACGCGTTCGGCCCGGACGACCAAGAGATGCTGGAAGCGGTCGTCAGCCTCATGTCGGAACGGCTGTAG